The Nostoc commune NIES-4072 genome includes a window with the following:
- a CDS encoding DsbA family protein has product MSFESDRSLLFVPPSTQDHIKGVLNATVVLVMYGDYECSQNADVYRLIRVIGRQLSVSLGENYLCFIFRHFPQIEIHSHAQRAAEAAEAAAVQGQFWTMHEMLFSYQQELGNGYLVEYANNLGLDISKFLQDISKKVYVDRINEDIESGLYSGVTAAPALFINGIRYLERWTVEQIMAAIVAAND; this is encoded by the coding sequence GTGAGTTTTGAGAGTGATCGCAGTTTGTTATTCGTCCCACCTTCAACACAAGATCACATAAAAGGTGTGCTGAATGCCACAGTAGTGCTTGTGATGTATGGGGACTATGAATGTTCTCAGAATGCGGACGTTTACAGGCTGATTAGAGTCATTGGGCGACAGCTTAGTGTTTCTTTGGGGGAGAATTATTTGTGCTTCATTTTCCGTCATTTTCCACAGATAGAGATTCATTCTCATGCTCAACGTGCGGCTGAAGCAGCTGAAGCGGCTGCTGTCCAAGGTCAATTTTGGACAATGCATGAAATGCTGTTCAGCTATCAACAAGAGTTGGGAAATGGCTATCTCGTGGAGTATGCCAATAATCTAGGACTTGATATTTCCAAATTTCTGCAAGATATATCTAAAAAAGTCTACGTCGATCGCATCAATGAAGATATTGAAAGTGGATTATACAGTGGAGTAACGGCTGCCCCAGCACTGTTTATTAATGGAATTCGGTATCTTGAACGCTGGACTGTTGAGCAGATAATGGCAGCTATTGTTGCTGCAAATGATTAA
- a CDS encoding Dps family protein, whose amino-acid sequence MRSCRLKIQVSLKLMAVNPYCINMDMKFSSMGLFVICQLFSAPSARSQSCVLVNQILADTIILYHLYKKHHWLMRGHTFYQLHLLLDKHASEQIELIDALGERVQTLGGVA is encoded by the coding sequence ATGCGATCGTGCCGACTCAAAATACAAGTATCACTGAAGTTGATGGCAGTCAACCCTTACTGCATCAACATGGATATGAAATTCAGCAGTATGGGACTCTTCGTGATTTGCCAATTGTTCTCAGCCCCCAGTGCCCGCAGCCAAAGCTGTGTTTTAGTCAATCAAATTTTGGCAGATACGATTATTCTCTATCACCTTTACAAGAAACATCACTGGTTGATGCGCGGACATACGTTTTATCAACTACATCTGTTGCTCGACAAACACGCCAGCGAACAAATTGAGTTAATTGATGCACTGGGTGAACGGGTACAAACACTGGGAGGTGTGGCGTAG
- a CDS encoding ferritin-like domain-containing protein has protein sequence MPCSFPSPGFLTTSRLSLRLSRGAGEQGSRGEFNVPCSFPSAPLPLCPSAHPSPQACEKCGIKRPPNGVEEVPVMLSRLLEAHELIIGELRVAIDKTAANQDSGTNDLLVSQVLRTNETQVWFLAEHLVDTPLVRS, from the coding sequence GTGCCTTGTTCTTTCCCCTCTCCCGGATTTCTCACCACATCTCGATTAAGCCTGCGCTTGAGCAGAGGAGCAGGGGAGCAGGGGAGCAGAGGAGAGTTCAATGTGCCTTGTTCTTTCCCCTCTGCCCCTCTGCCCCTCTGCCCCTCTGCCCATCCTTCCCCTCAAGCTTGTGAGAAATGCGGGATTAAGCGTCCGCCCAATGGTGTTGAGGAAGTACCTGTGATGTTGTCGCGGTTACTGGAAGCCCACGAGTTAATCATTGGGGAATTGAGAGTGGCGATCGATAAAACAGCAGCGAATCAAGATAGTGGTACTAACGATTTGTTAGTGAGCCAAGTCCTGCGAACCAATGAGACGCAAGTTTGGTTTCTGGCAGAACATTTGGTGGATACACCATTGGTACGCAGTTAA
- a CDS encoding AAA family ATPase, whose amino-acid sequence MITLPGIAVQNKIYESSNSLVYRGIRDDGVALIVKMLKLDYPSSQELTRYRQEYKITRSLNLEGVVKAYSQQDYQRTLVIILEDFGGESLEQWMHKRPDIFCPMPLSQFLSIAIDICDILGKIHAASVIHKDINPGNIVFNLDTGVVKIIDFGIATQFNRTNPSFKSPHVLEGTLAYLSPEQTGRMNRLLDYRTDFYSLGVTFYELFTGQLPFPITDVLELVHCHIAKHPIPPNEINTTIPKPVSDIILKLMAKNAENRYQSAWGIKADLEICVQQLEEIGQISSIQLGLQDVSEQFQIPQKLYGRDKEVAMLLAAFDRVACPESNRVVSLPNNSETTSQSEQRGKPKFQVEMMLVSGYAGIGKSALVQEIYKPITQKRGYFISGKFDQFGRNIPYSAITDALQKLVQQLLGEPDEQVQQWRSLLLTALGNNAQIIIDIIPEVELIIGKQSPVPSVGATEAQNRFHRIFGQFVRVFCSESHPLAIFLDDLQWIDSATLKLIELMLLDEQTKSLFLIGAYRDNEVNPTHPLALMLERLRKQGAVLQEIILTPLTLLPLSQLIAKTLHRNADIVRPLTELVLRKTEGNPFFVSEFLRMLHSENLLTFDAEDLSWQWNIAQIQAQDITDNVVELMLHKLKKLPENTQQILRLAACVGAEFNLDTLSIVCDQPPETVFQDLQTAIQIGLIQPLSELDENLLIQEYKFLHDRVQQAAYTLIDESQKKIVHLQIGRNLLGKTLPERLSDRLFEIVDHLNHGIEQVTDQLERNEIARLNLITGQKAKAAIAYNMARNYLAAGKVWLAASSWQTNYDLTLELCIETTEVAYLCGDFEQVEHWVAIVLQSGKTIVDIVKVYEVKIQTDIAQNQLLKAINTGLQVLQKLGISFPEKLSQSDIQLELNIIISRFDNEPIQNLIQLPEMAQPEKLAAMRILSRITLAAYHAAPDLVLLLVFKQVNLSIQYGNTFVSPFAYANFGLILCGMVGNIETGYEFGQLTLRLLAHLKIHSLKARTLFMVTNFITHWKEHIRETSKPFLEAYQSGLETGDLEFAAYCAFTYCLQLFIVGKELVEVEHEMATYCEAIYQIKQTTSLTWTQIFQQSVLNLMGCSVNPSRLVGESYNEENRLPHHEIEDAVILFLVHLNKLILCYVFSEYFQASENAAIAESHVIRVSATPLVPVHYFYSSLARLAIFPGSSAQAQEEILKNVAVIQEQMKQWAVYAPMNYLHKYHLVEAEIARVLGQLLEAEEFYEQAIQGARDNEYLQEEALAYELAAKHYLARGREKIAQTYMKEAHYCYERWGASAKVKDLETRYPQLFSQSSGMADVPIHKTSVTTSNHSPIAFDLAAVMKASLAISSEIELDKLLSSLMKILIENAGAQTGFLILENSGKWVIEASSEFNEGENVYATQVLQSIPTANHLPESIINYVIRTHECVILNDATREGNFINDQYIQHNQTQSILCLPMLNQGKLVGVLYLENKLAAGAFTPERFSVRASVPEALGDATRSQVLNLLSTQAAIAIENAKLYAKLRASESKMAQFLEAIPIGIGIMDAVGSPYYFNQKAIQLLGKGIDPSITLDQISEVYQIYLAGTDQKYPTEKLPGMRALSGEHTRIDDSEIRRNNVTIPVEAWGTPVFDEQGNVAYSITAVQDITERKQAEHLLANYNRTLEQQVAQRTAALQKSEAALRDVYDELRLREQELRLITDALPVLISYVDANQRYRFVNHTYEVWFNLSQDEILGKSVHELLGETVYQRVEPFINQVFEGQTVTLEAEIPFSLGKRCISATLIPDCNCPRGSAKGDRNAQVKGFYSLITDVSEQRNAALRERKRAEHASILEERNRMAREIHDTLAQSFTGILVQVGAATQVLADDIEATQAHLEIIDELARTGLAEARRSVSALRPQLLEDGNLHSALHRLVTQMRATADTALIYEIKGTAYSLPAEVENNLLRIGQEALTNAIKYADAAEIRVELVYDNAQCILRVKDDGRGFGVATIPVVGGFGLLGMSERAEHLGAQLSIQSQPGQGTEIVVIVNRD is encoded by the coding sequence ATGATCACTCTGCCTGGTATTGCTGTCCAAAACAAAATATACGAAAGTTCCAATTCTCTAGTGTACCGGGGCATCAGAGACGATGGAGTAGCGCTCATCGTAAAAATGCTAAAGCTTGATTATCCTTCATCTCAAGAACTAACCCGCTACAGACAGGAATATAAAATTACCCGTTCCCTGAATCTGGAAGGAGTTGTCAAGGCATACAGCCAGCAGGACTATCAACGCACTCTGGTGATTATCTTAGAAGATTTTGGCGGAGAGTCCCTAGAGCAATGGATGCACAAGCGTCCAGATATTTTCTGCCCCATGCCTTTATCCCAATTTTTAAGTATAGCGATCGATATTTGCGATATTCTAGGCAAAATCCATGCAGCTAGTGTTATTCATAAAGATATCAACCCTGGAAACATAGTCTTTAATCTGGATACTGGCGTTGTCAAAATTATTGACTTTGGAATTGCCACCCAATTTAACCGCACGAATCCGTCTTTCAAAAGTCCTCATGTTTTAGAAGGGACACTCGCCTACTTATCTCCAGAGCAAACCGGGCGGATGAACCGTTTACTCGATTACCGCACCGATTTTTACTCCCTTGGCGTGACATTTTACGAACTGTTCACTGGACAACTACCATTTCCCATCACAGACGTGCTGGAGCTAGTCCATTGTCATATTGCCAAACATCCTATTCCGCCGAATGAAATAAATACAACGATTCCCAAGCCAGTTTCAGATATCATTCTCAAACTGATGGCGAAAAATGCTGAAAATCGCTATCAAAGTGCCTGGGGCATCAAAGCGGATTTAGAAATCTGTGTTCAACAATTAGAAGAAATCGGTCAAATCTCTAGCATTCAACTTGGGCTTCAAGACGTTTCTGAGCAATTTCAAATTCCTCAAAAACTGTATGGACGGGACAAGGAAGTTGCAATGTTACTGGCAGCGTTTGATCGTGTAGCGTGTCCAGAGTCAAATCGCGTTGTTTCTTTACCAAACAATTCAGAAACAACTTCACAAAGCGAACAAAGAGGCAAACCAAAATTCCAAGTCGAAATGATGTTGGTATCTGGCTATGCTGGCATTGGTAAATCTGCGTTAGTGCAAGAAATCTATAAACCAATTACCCAAAAACGCGGCTATTTTATCTCTGGTAAATTCGATCAATTTGGCCGCAATATTCCCTACAGCGCGATCACAGATGCTCTGCAAAAATTGGTGCAGCAATTGCTGGGTGAACCAGACGAACAAGTGCAACAGTGGCGTTCACTCTTACTTACAGCTTTAGGAAACAACGCACAAATCATCATTGATATCATCCCCGAAGTTGAATTAATTATCGGTAAGCAATCGCCTGTACCATCCGTTGGAGCAACTGAAGCTCAAAATCGCTTTCATCGAATCTTTGGGCAGTTTGTGCGGGTGTTTTGTTCAGAATCACATCCCCTGGCGATTTTCTTAGATGATTTGCAGTGGATAGACTCAGCAACACTGAAGTTAATCGAGTTGATGTTGCTTGATGAGCAAACCAAATCACTATTTTTGATTGGAGCCTATCGAGATAATGAAGTAAATCCAACGCATCCATTAGCATTAATGCTAGAAAGACTGCGAAAACAAGGGGCAGTGCTTCAGGAAATTATTCTAACACCATTAACTCTCTTGCCGTTGAGTCAGTTAATCGCCAAGACGCTACATCGGAATGCAGACATTGTTCGTCCCTTGACTGAATTAGTGTTGCGTAAAACTGAGGGCAATCCCTTCTTTGTCAGTGAATTTTTGAGAATGCTGCATAGCGAAAATTTATTGACCTTTGATGCTGAAGACTTAAGCTGGCAGTGGAATATAGCTCAGATCCAAGCCCAAGATATCACTGATAATGTTGTGGAGTTGATGCTTCACAAGTTGAAGAAACTGCCAGAAAACACACAGCAAATTCTCCGGTTAGCTGCTTGCGTCGGCGCTGAATTTAATTTAGATACTCTATCGATTGTTTGTGATCAACCACCTGAAACTGTTTTTCAAGATTTACAAACAGCCATACAAATTGGATTAATTCAACCACTATCTGAATTAGATGAAAACTTGTTAATTCAAGAGTATAAGTTCTTGCACGATCGCGTGCAGCAAGCAGCATATACCTTAATCGATGAGTCGCAAAAAAAAATTGTTCATCTCCAAATTGGTCGCAATCTCCTCGGAAAAACTTTGCCAGAGAGACTATCAGACCGATTGTTTGAAATTGTCGATCATCTTAATCATGGAATTGAGCAAGTCACAGATCAACTAGAACGCAATGAAATTGCTAGATTAAATTTAATTACAGGACAGAAAGCAAAAGCTGCGATCGCCTACAATATGGCTCGAAACTATTTAGCCGCAGGAAAAGTATGGCTAGCAGCATCTAGCTGGCAAACCAATTATGACTTAACCTTAGAGCTATGTATAGAGACAACAGAAGTCGCGTATTTATGTGGCGATTTTGAGCAGGTAGAACACTGGGTGGCGATCGTTCTACAATCAGGCAAGACTATTGTCGATATTGTAAAAGTTTACGAAGTCAAAATTCAAACTGACATCGCGCAGAACCAGCTATTAAAAGCAATAAATACTGGATTGCAAGTGTTGCAGAAATTGGGGATCAGTTTTCCCGAAAAACTGAGCCAGTCAGATATTCAGCTTGAACTAAACATAATCATATCCCGCTTTGACAACGAGCCGATTCAGAACTTGATCCAATTGCCAGAAATGGCTCAACCAGAGAAGCTAGCAGCAATGCGAATTCTCTCAAGGATAACCCTTGCTGCCTATCATGCAGCTCCCGATCTGGTGCTTCTACTTGTGTTTAAACAGGTCAACTTATCAATCCAGTATGGCAATACGTTTGTGTCTCCTTTTGCATACGCCAACTTTGGGTTAATTCTTTGTGGAATGGTCGGCAACATTGAGACTGGCTACGAGTTTGGGCAGCTTACATTAAGGCTGTTAGCTCATCTGAAAATCCATTCACTTAAAGCTAGAACATTGTTCATGGTGACTAACTTCATCACCCACTGGAAAGAGCATATTAGAGAAACATCGAAACCATTTTTGGAAGCTTATCAAAGTGGTCTGGAAACTGGAGATTTAGAGTTTGCTGCCTATTGCGCTTTCACTTACTGCCTCCAACTCTTTATCGTTGGAAAAGAACTTGTAGAGGTTGAACACGAGATGGCAACATACTGTGAAGCAATCTATCAAATTAAACAGACAACATCACTCACTTGGACTCAAATATTTCAGCAGTCTGTTTTAAATTTGATGGGATGCTCGGTCAATCCATCCCGTCTCGTTGGCGAATCCTACAACGAGGAAAATAGACTGCCACACCATGAAATAGAAGATGCAGTTATACTCTTTTTGGTACATCTCAACAAACTTATTCTATGTTATGTATTTTCTGAGTATTTTCAGGCGTCTGAGAACGCAGCCATAGCGGAAAGTCATGTAATCCGCGTCAGTGCAACACCCCTCGTTCCTGTACACTACTTCTATAGCTCTCTAGCAAGACTCGCAATATTTCCTGGAAGCAGCGCTCAAGCGCAAGAGGAAATTCTCAAAAACGTTGCTGTTATCCAGGAGCAAATGAAGCAATGGGCAGTTTATGCGCCAATGAATTATTTGCATAAATATCATTTAGTGGAAGCAGAGATTGCACGAGTTTTGGGTCAGTTACTTGAGGCAGAAGAGTTCTACGAACAAGCAATTCAAGGAGCTAGAGACAATGAGTATTTGCAAGAAGAAGCATTAGCTTATGAATTAGCTGCTAAACATTATCTAGCAAGAGGTAGAGAAAAAATCGCCCAAACTTACATGAAGGAAGCACATTACTGCTATGAACGATGGGGAGCATCTGCGAAAGTCAAAGATTTAGAAACTCGCTATCCCCAGCTATTTTCTCAATCGTCGGGCATGGCTGACGTGCCAATCCACAAAACTTCTGTCACCACCTCTAATCACTCACCCATCGCTTTCGATTTAGCGGCGGTGATGAAAGCTTCCCTTGCGATTTCTAGTGAAATTGAACTGGATAAGTTACTCAGTTCATTGATGAAGATATTAATCGAAAATGCTGGCGCACAAACAGGATTTTTGATTTTGGAAAATTCAGGGAAATGGGTGATTGAAGCGTCTAGTGAATTCAATGAGGGTGAGAATGTCTATGCTACACAAGTGCTGCAATCTATCCCAACTGCAAATCATTTACCTGAATCAATTATTAATTATGTGATTCGTACTCATGAATGTGTCATTTTAAATGATGCTACTCGTGAAGGTAATTTTATTAACGATCAATATATTCAACACAATCAAACTCAATCAATCTTATGTTTACCTATGCTCAATCAAGGTAAGCTCGTGGGCGTGTTGTATCTAGAAAATAAACTAGCGGCTGGGGCTTTTACACCAGAGCGATTCTCCGTTCGCGCAAGCGTGCCGGAGGCATTAGGAGACGCTACGCGATCGCAAGTCTTAAATCTGCTATCCACCCAGGCAGCCATTGCGATCGAAAATGCCAAACTCTATGCAAAGCTCCGTGCGAGTGAAAGTAAGATGGCTCAGTTTCTAGAAGCGATTCCAATAGGAATTGGAATAATGGATGCGGTAGGTAGTCCTTACTACTTCAATCAAAAGGCAATTCAGCTACTGGGCAAAGGGATAGATCCTTCCATAACACTGGATCAAATCTCAGAGGTTTATCAAATTTATTTAGCAGGAACGGATCAAAAGTATCCAACTGAGAAATTGCCAGGGATGCGGGCGTTGAGCGGCGAACATACTAGGATCGACGATTCAGAAATTCGCCGAAATAACGTAACCATTCCAGTTGAGGCATGGGGAACTCCAGTATTTGATGAGCAAGGCAACGTGGCTTATTCGATTACAGCCGTTCAAGACATTACGGAGCGCAAACAAGCAGAACACCTCTTAGCCAATTACAACCGCACTCTAGAGCAACAGGTAGCTCAAAGGACTGCGGCTTTACAAAAAAGCGAAGCCGCACTGCGCGATGTCTACGACGAGCTTCGCTTACGCGAACAAGAATTACGACTAATCACCGACGCTCTACCAGTTCTTATCAGCTACGTGGATGCAAATCAGCGCTATCGGTTTGTTAACCACACTTATGAGGTTTGGTTTAACCTTAGTCAAGATGAGATTTTGGGCAAATCTGTTCATGAACTCCTGGGTGAGACGGTTTATCAACGGGTTGAGCCGTTTATTAATCAAGTGTTTGAAGGGCAAACTGTAACCCTGGAAGCAGAAATTCCCTTTTCACTGGGTAAAAGGTGCATCAGTGCTACCTTGATCCCCGATTGCAATTGCCCAAGGGGCAGTGCCAAAGGCGATCGCAATGCTCAAGTGAAAGGCTTCTACAGTCTCATCACGGATGTTAGCGAACAGCGAAACGCTGCACTACGTGAACGCAAACGAGCCGAACACGCCTCCATTCTGGAAGAACGCAACCGCATGGCGCGAGAAATTCACGATACCCTGGCACAGTCCTTCACAGGCATTCTTGTTCAAGTAGGAGCTGCAACACAAGTGCTAGCGGATGATATAGAAGCGACACAGGCACACCTGGAAATAATTGATGAACTGGCACGAACCGGACTTGCTGAGGCGCGTCGATCGGTGTCAGCACTCCGTCCTCAGCTATTGGAGGATGGCAATTTACATAGTGCCCTTCATCGCCTTGTGACTCAAATGAGAGCCACTGCCGATACCGCTCTGATCTACGAAATCAAAGGCACAGCCTATTCGTTGCCAGCTGAGGTTGAAAATAACTTACTACGGATTGGGCAGGAAGCATTAACCAACGCTATAAAATACGCTGATGCTGCGGAAATTCGTGTTGAGTTGGTATATGACAATGCCCAATGTATTCTGCGCGTTAAAGACGATGGACGGGGCTTTGGGGTTGCTACGATCCCAGTTGTTGGCGGATTTGGATTGCTGGGAATGAGCGAGAGGGCAGAACATCTTGGAGCGCAACTGAGTATTCAGAGCCAACCTGGGCAAGGAACAGAAATTGTTGTCATTGTCAATCGAGATTAA
- a CDS encoding alpha/beta fold hydrolase: MIVFTWKKVQKLLLWLFALSVVVRISMHPTPATSKELPQASNSKPAIVLVHGAYADGTSWQHVIPLLEQDGYRVTAVQIPLTSLADDVATTKRVINNQKGSVVLVGHSYGGNVITGAAAGNPQVKALVYVNAFAPDVGEKTSDLNKRYAPPPISTAIVSDAANFLYIDRGKFHEFFAQDVSKAEARVMAATQKPIASAAFEQSVTEIAWKTIPSWFLVTQSDRAINPELQRFMAKRINAKTTEVNSSHVPFISHPKEVTKVIEAASTAVK, translated from the coding sequence ATGATAGTTTTTACATGGAAAAAAGTTCAAAAATTGTTGCTGTGGTTATTTGCATTAAGTGTTGTCGTTAGAATATCAATGCATCCAACACCAGCCACCTCCAAGGAATTACCTCAAGCGTCCAACTCTAAACCTGCGATCGTTCTCGTTCATGGGGCTTATGCTGACGGTACATCATGGCAACACGTCATTCCATTGTTAGAGCAGGATGGCTACAGAGTGACTGCTGTGCAGATTCCGCTCACCTCACTTGCTGATGATGTGGCAACGACCAAGCGGGTGATTAATAATCAAAAAGGTTCTGTTGTATTAGTTGGACATTCCTATGGTGGAAATGTGATTACGGGTGCGGCGGCTGGCAATCCACAGGTGAAAGCTCTGGTTTATGTTAATGCTTTCGCACCAGATGTCGGTGAAAAGACGAGTGATTTGAATAAAAGGTACGCACCACCTCCGATTAGTACGGCAATTGTATCTGATGCTGCAAACTTTCTCTATATTGATCGCGGGAAGTTTCACGAATTTTTTGCCCAAGACGTATCAAAAGCTGAAGCACGAGTGATGGCAGCAACCCAAAAGCCGATCGCCAGCGCAGCCTTTGAGCAATCAGTGACTGAAATTGCCTGGAAAACGATCCCTTCCTGGTTTCTGGTGACTCAAAGTGATCGCGCCATCAACCCTGAACTTCAACGATTTATGGCTAAACGGATTAATGCTAAGACAACCGAAGTTAACTCCAGTCATGTTCCTTTTATCTCTCATCCAAAAGAAGTTACCAAAGTGATTGAAGCAGCTAGCACTGCTGTGAAGTAA
- a CDS encoding response regulator, translated as MSQSTNIRILIVDDHSIVRQGLATIINRDPEMTVIAQAEDGQQAIAFFREYQPDVTLMDLRMPQMAGVEAITAICAEFKAARIVVLTTYDGDEDIYRGLHAGAKGYLLKDAKPNELLSAIRTIHRGQQYIPPEVGAKLVQRMSNPELSERELDVLRLMAQGMSNLEISSTLSIGESTVKSHVNRILSKLGVNDRTQAVIIAVKRGIVNL; from the coding sequence ATGAGCCAATCAACGAATATTCGGATTCTGATTGTTGATGATCATTCCATTGTCAGGCAAGGATTGGCAACCATCATTAACCGTGATCCAGAGATGACAGTGATTGCTCAAGCAGAAGATGGACAACAAGCGATCGCTTTCTTTCGTGAATACCAACCAGATGTAACGCTGATGGATTTACGAATGCCCCAGATGGCAGGAGTTGAAGCCATTACTGCTATTTGTGCTGAATTTAAAGCTGCTCGAATTGTTGTGCTGACAACCTACGATGGTGATGAAGATATTTATCGCGGATTGCACGCAGGCGCTAAAGGATATTTGCTCAAAGATGCTAAACCCAACGAACTTCTGAGTGCCATTCGCACAATTCATCGCGGTCAGCAGTATATTCCACCCGAAGTAGGGGCAAAACTGGTGCAGAGGATGAGCAATCCTGAACTGAGTGAGCGAGAACTAGATGTACTCCGTTTAATGGCGCAAGGAATGAGTAATTTAGAAATTAGCAGTACTTTGAGTATCGGTGAAAGCACCGTCAAATCTCACGTTAATCGAATTTTAAGTAAATTGGGAGTGAACGATCGCACTCAAGCCGTGATTATTGCTGTTAAACGAGGGATTGTCAATTTGTAA